In Herpetosiphonaceae bacterium, a single window of DNA contains:
- a CDS encoding amino acid adenylation domain-containing protein: MTDFSERLAALSPEQRALFELRRKQKGLGTAQDQPIPRRSQAAHYPLSFDQMRLWFLYQLAPESSAYNIHGGVRLSGRLDFAAMERSINEIVRRHEILRTTFDVADEQPVQIVAPSLTVKLTLVDISDLPQQERSAAVHRLSAQCASEPFDLVRGPLIRTTLLRLADDEHILITVMHHIVTDRWSYSLFEQELATLYHACSSGLPSPLPELPLQFADFAIWQQQWMGSERMQAQMAYWKRQLDRLPQLHSIPTDHPRPAVQSFRGARHHFVLSSAETEGIRALSRQSGTTLFITLLTIFKVLLARQSGQTDMVVATPIANRDRPELQRLIGFFLNTLIFRSDLSGNPTFRAYLAQMRDVARDAYAHQDVPFEKLVAELRPERDTSRNPLYQITFLFLDFEESKEVAALPGMRVETVEINPEDSRFDLTLALWNGPQEINGFFEYSSDLFDPATIAVFAEHLHLLAEQIIANPDQPVFEIPCLTEAESHRLLVEWNATTADYRQDQRVPELIEAQAARTPDAIAIVMGQRRLTYRELNARANQLAHHLQALGAQPDTPIGLCVERSPELVIGLLGILKAGAAYVPLDPSYPQERLAFMLEDAGVEHLVTQQAIVDALPQHSAQVVRLDADWPSIAAQPASVPTVEIQSAHLAYLIYTSGTTGRPKAVQIEHRSLCNTLLASQERFTFQPDDVLPWIASAAFDIALFELLNPLLAGGTAIVLTQADVLDLPQLVQTLTRCTRLHAVPSLMRQIVQTIRAANLPADAYAAMRQVFVGGDTVPADLLSAMQAVFPHAQITVLYGPTETTIICTSFDAPRDLPVTAHPIGRPLPNVQLRLYDAHRQLVPIGVPGEIYLGGAGLARGYLHQPELTAEKFVTIDGQLWYRTGDLARYRADGTLEFMGRTDNQVKVRGFRIELGEIEAVLRQHEAVRDAAAIVHTDGSGDARLVAYVVEQRNKGTKEQGLNSLDPLIPDSLVPDSSTHDFRAYLNDRLPGYMVPAEVIVLDALPLTAHGKLDRAALPPPDATLRERAAAYVAPRTPLEAVLAQIWAAVLGREAVSVHDDFFALGGHSLLATQVVTRIRAACQVEIQVRALFDHPTIAALAHVIEASGYAAPVPIVTAADDEEEEWEV; the protein is encoded by the coding sequence ATGACCGATTTTTCGGAACGACTGGCCGCGCTCTCGCCTGAGCAGCGCGCGCTCTTTGAGCTGCGGCGCAAGCAAAAGGGCCTCGGCACGGCGCAGGATCAGCCGATTCCGCGCCGCAGCCAGGCGGCGCACTATCCGCTCTCCTTCGACCAGATGCGGCTCTGGTTTCTGTACCAGCTCGCGCCTGAAAGCTCGGCCTACAACATCCACGGCGGCGTTCGGCTCAGCGGGCGGCTCGACTTCGCCGCGATGGAGCGCAGCATCAACGAGATCGTACGCCGCCACGAGATTCTCCGCACAACCTTCGACGTGGCCGACGAGCAGCCGGTGCAGATCGTCGCTCCCAGCCTGACGGTAAAGCTGACGTTGGTCGACATCAGCGATCTGCCTCAGCAGGAGCGCAGCGCCGCCGTCCACCGGCTGTCCGCTCAGTGCGCCAGCGAGCCGTTCGATCTGGTGCGTGGACCGCTGATCCGCACGACCTTGCTGCGGCTGGCCGACGACGAGCATATCCTGATCACGGTGATGCACCACATCGTCACCGATCGCTGGTCGTACAGCCTGTTTGAGCAGGAACTTGCGACGCTGTACCACGCCTGCTCCAGCGGCCTGCCATCGCCCCTGCCGGAGCTGCCGCTCCAGTTTGCCGACTTTGCGATCTGGCAGCAGCAGTGGATGGGCAGCGAGCGGATGCAGGCGCAGATGGCCTACTGGAAGCGCCAGCTCGATCGCCTGCCGCAGCTTCACAGCATCCCGACCGACCATCCGCGACCGGCGGTGCAGAGCTTTCGGGGCGCGCGGCATCATTTCGTCCTTTCCAGTGCGGAGACGGAGGGCATCAGGGCGCTGAGCCGACAGAGCGGCACCACGCTGTTTATCACGCTGCTGACGATCTTCAAGGTCTTGCTCGCCCGCCAGAGCGGCCAGACCGACATGGTCGTCGCCACGCCGATCGCCAACCGCGACCGCCCGGAGTTACAGCGGCTGATCGGCTTCTTCCTCAACACGCTGATCTTTCGCTCCGACCTGTCGGGCAACCCGACCTTCCGCGCGTATCTGGCGCAGATGCGAGATGTCGCGCGCGATGCCTACGCTCACCAGGACGTGCCCTTCGAGAAGCTTGTCGCCGAGCTACGGCCTGAGCGTGATACCAGCCGCAACCCGCTCTACCAGATCACCTTTCTCTTTCTCGACTTTGAAGAATCGAAGGAGGTCGCGGCGCTGCCCGGCATGCGCGTCGAGACGGTCGAGATCAATCCCGAAGACTCGCGCTTCGATCTGACGCTGGCGCTCTGGAACGGACCTCAGGAGATCAACGGCTTTTTTGAGTACAGCAGCGATCTCTTCGATCCGGCCACGATCGCTGTCTTCGCCGAGCATCTGCATCTCCTGGCGGAGCAGATCATCGCCAATCCCGATCAGCCGGTCTTTGAGATCCCCTGCCTGACGGAGGCCGAGAGCCACAGGCTGCTGGTGGAGTGGAACGCGACCACCGCCGACTATCGCCAGGATCAGCGTGTGCCTGAGCTGATCGAGGCGCAGGCGGCGCGCACCCCCGACGCGATTGCCATCGTGATGGGCCAGCGCCGCCTGACGTACCGCGAGCTGAACGCGCGCGCCAACCAACTGGCGCATCATCTGCAAGCGCTGGGCGCGCAGCCCGACACGCCGATCGGCTTGTGCGTCGAGCGCTCGCCGGAGCTGGTGATCGGCCTGCTCGGCATCCTCAAGGCCGGAGCGGCCTACGTTCCGCTCGATCCGAGCTATCCCCAGGAGCGCCTCGCGTTCATGCTCGAAGACGCCGGAGTCGAGCATCTGGTGACGCAGCAGGCGATCGTCGACGCGCTGCCGCAGCACAGCGCCCAGGTCGTGCGCCTCGACGCGGACTGGCCCAGCATTGCCGCGCAGCCCGCCAGCGTGCCAACCGTCGAGATCCAGAGCGCGCATCTGGCCTATCTGATCTACACGTCGGGCACGACCGGACGGCCCAAGGCGGTGCAGATCGAGCATCGCAGCCTGTGCAACACGCTGCTGGCGAGTCAGGAGCGCTTCACGTTCCAGCCCGACGACGTGCTGCCCTGGATCGCCTCCGCCGCCTTCGACATCGCGCTCTTCGAGCTGCTCAACCCGCTGCTGGCGGGCGGCACCGCCATTGTGCTGACTCAGGCAGACGTGCTCGATCTGCCGCAGCTTGTCCAGACGCTCACCCGCTGCACGCGGCTGCATGCGGTGCCAAGCCTGATGCGCCAGATCGTCCAGACGATCCGCGCCGCGAATCTTCCGGCGGACGCCTACGCCGCCATGCGTCAGGTCTTCGTCGGCGGCGATACCGTTCCGGCGGACCTGCTGAGCGCGATGCAAGCGGTCTTTCCCCACGCGCAGATCACGGTGCTCTACGGCCCCACCGAGACGACGATCATCTGCACCAGCTTCGACGCGCCGCGCGATCTGCCGGTCACGGCCCATCCAATCGGCAGGCCGCTGCCCAACGTGCAGCTTCGCCTCTACGACGCGCACCGGCAGCTTGTCCCGATCGGCGTGCCCGGCGAGATCTATCTGGGCGGCGCTGGTCTGGCGCGCGGCTACCTGCACCAGCCGGAGCTGACCGCCGAGAAGTTTGTCACGATCGACGGGCAGCTCTGGTACCGCACGGGCGATCTGGCCCGCTACCGTGCCGACGGCACGCTGGAGTTCATGGGCCGTACTGACAATCAGGTCAAGGTGCGCGGCTTCCGCATCGAGCTGGGCGAGATCGAGGCCGTGCTGCGTCAGCACGAGGCCGTGCGCGACGCCGCCGCGATCGTCCACACGGATGGCTCAGGCGATGCGCGGCTGGTGGCGTACGTCGTAGAACAAAGGAACAAAGGAACAAAGGAACAAGGGCTTAACTCGCTTGATCCCTTGATCCCTGATTCTCTTGTTCCCGATTCCTCGACCCATGACTTCCGTGCGTATCTGAACGATCGATTGCCCGGCTACATGGTCCCTGCGGAGGTGATCGTGCTCGACGCGCTGCCGCTGACCGCGCACGGCAAGCTCGATCGCGCCGCGCTGCCGCCGCCGGATGCGACCCTCCGCGAGCGCGCTGCCGCCTATGTCGCGCCGCGCACGCCGCTGGAAGCAGTGCTGGCGCAGATCTGGGCGGCGGTGCTGGGCCGCGAGGCCGTGAGCGTCCACGACGACTTCTTCGCGCTGGGCGGCCACTCGCTGCTCGCCACACAGGTCGTCACCCGCATCCGCGCCGCCTGCCAGGTCGAGATCCAGGTTCGCGCGCTGTTCGATCATCCGACGATCGCCGCGCTAGCCCACGTGATCGAGGCCAGCGGATACGCCGCGCCCGTACCGATTGTCACCGCTGCCGACGACGAGGAAGAGGAATGGGAAGTATGA
- a CDS encoding LLM class flavin-dependent oxidoreductase: MDDLEKRFAALAPEQRALLELRLKQKGLQPGTIDRAAPTTQRQIGGIAPVDRAMRFTLFFFSDQGSQATRGKYRLLLESAKFADEHGFAAIWTPERHFQDFGGLYPNPSVLGAALATITSRIQIRAGSVALPLHNPIRVAEEWSVVDNLSDGRVGVSFASGWHPGDFVLSPQNYASRKTIMLEYIQMIRRLWAGETVDVPGVDGETVPIRILPRPIQHRLPIWITSSGTLETFVAAGEIGANILTSLSPTRQLFDELGQKIRLYREALARHGYNPRAGIVSVMLHTYLGDSEATVKEQVREPLRDYLRTYIGQFDNLPQAEKSAQAAQVSEADKALLLDAVFERYFETGALLGTPQKCTALVDRLQAIGVDEIACLVDFGLDAQTVLASLPHLNELRALYERG; the protein is encoded by the coding sequence ATGGATGATCTGGAAAAACGTTTTGCGGCGCTCGCTCCTGAGCAGCGCGCGCTGCTTGAGCTACGGCTCAAGCAAAAAGGGCTTCAGCCTGGGACGATCGATCGCGCCGCGCCGACGACGCAGCGGCAGATCGGCGGGATCGCGCCGGTCGATCGGGCGATGCGCTTCACGCTTTTCTTCTTCTCCGATCAGGGATCGCAGGCGACGCGCGGCAAGTACCGGCTGCTGCTCGAAAGCGCGAAGTTCGCCGACGAGCACGGCTTTGCCGCGATCTGGACACCAGAGCGTCATTTTCAGGACTTTGGCGGCCTGTATCCCAACCCGTCGGTGCTCGGCGCGGCCCTGGCGACGATCACCAGCCGCATCCAGATTCGCGCCGGAAGCGTCGCGCTGCCGCTGCACAACCCGATCCGCGTCGCCGAGGAGTGGTCGGTCGTGGATAACCTCTCCGACGGTCGGGTCGGCGTCTCGTTTGCCTCCGGCTGGCATCCCGGCGATTTTGTGCTGTCGCCGCAGAACTATGCCAGCCGCAAAACGATCATGCTTGAGTATATCCAGATGATCCGGCGGCTGTGGGCTGGCGAGACGGTGGACGTGCCCGGCGTGGACGGCGAGACGGTCCCGATTCGGATCTTGCCGCGACCGATCCAGCACCGGCTGCCGATCTGGATCACCAGCTCCGGCACGCTGGAGACGTTCGTCGCCGCCGGTGAGATCGGCGCGAATATTCTGACCTCGCTCAGCCCCACCCGGCAGCTTTTCGACGAGCTGGGCCAGAAGATCCGGCTCTACCGCGAGGCGCTGGCTCGCCACGGCTACAACCCGCGCGCGGGGATCGTCTCGGTGATGCTGCATACGTACCTGGGCGACAGCGAGGCCACGGTCAAAGAGCAGGTGCGCGAGCCACTGCGCGATTACCTGCGAACCTACATCGGCCAGTTCGATAACCTGCCGCAGGCCGAGAAAAGCGCTCAGGCCGCGCAGGTCAGCGAGGCCGATAAGGCGCTGCTGCTGGATGCCGTCTTCGAGCGCTACTTCGAGACGGGCGCGCTGCTGGGCACGCCGCAGAAATGCACGGCGCTTGTCGATCGGCTTCAGGCGATCGGCGTCGACGAGATCGCCTGTCTGGTCGACTTTGGCCTGGATGCACAGACCGTGCTCGCCAGCCTGCCGCATTTGAACGAGCTGCGAGCGTTGTACGAGCGTGGATGA